The following proteins come from a genomic window of Nautilia profundicola AmH:
- a CDS encoding cysteine-rich Sel1 repeat protein — MKKILFMVLLLTVSVFAAKHGTTNDPDLQLALEGKYDKAIKGFEKRCEKNEAYACGMVAYFYNKGFGVEKDNKKALKYYEKGCNLNDSDSCTILGYYYYKGILVKQDVKKALTLLKKACKLGNKDACNYIEKLH, encoded by the coding sequence ATGAAAAAAATATTATTTATGGTACTACTTTTAACTGTTTCTGTATTTGCTGCAAAACACGGCACAACCAACGATCCCGATTTACAATTGGCTCTTGAGGGGAAATATGATAAAGCCATTAAAGGTTTCGAAAAAAGATGCGAAAAAAACGAAGCCTACGCCTGCGGTATGGTTGCATATTTTTACAATAAAGGTTTCGGTGTAGAAAAAGACAATAAAAAAGCATTAAAATATTACGAAAAAGGCTGTAATTTAAACGATTCTGACAGTTGCACAATTTTAGGATATTATTATTATAAAGGTATTTTAGTAAAACAAGATGTTAAAAAAGCTTTAACACTTCTTAAAAAAGCTTGTAAACTTGGTAATAAAGACGCTTGTAACTATATAGAAAAACTTCACTAA
- a CDS encoding YfdX family protein, with amino-acid sequence MAEEKKVTENKEVTKNVEEAKENYVDERVKQITQEATDAINAVVKVVELLDKENKEEVLKQIEKVLGKLEVLVAKDPTLQAVPIGVREEVVDFPGTVEDVELAKTEVVALIKKGEVALARDIMLNLASELDIYITALPIGTYPVVIKAIIPLVEEGKFKEAKALIVEALETLIIEKVVIPLPILRAEKTIIKASEMTKDDDKANKEELSKLLEYAKEQLLLAQALGYGKIETDYKDLFEEIEKIENKLKGDEGTKGIFENLKTKLSSFMSGFNKAKAPTQMPQAEKEKDKKEN; translated from the coding sequence ATGGCAGAAGAAAAAAAAGTAACAGAAAACAAAGAAGTTACAAAAAATGTAGAGGAAGCAAAAGAAAATTATGTAGATGAAAGAGTAAAACAAATAACACAAGAAGCTACTGATGCAATAAACGCTGTTGTAAAAGTTGTTGAACTTTTAGATAAAGAAAATAAAGAAGAGGTTTTAAAACAGATTGAAAAAGTACTTGGTAAGCTTGAAGTATTAGTAGCAAAAGATCCTACGCTGCAAGCTGTGCCAATTGGCGTAAGAGAAGAAGTAGTTGATTTCCCTGGAACTGTAGAAGATGTTGAACTTGCAAAAACCGAAGTTGTTGCATTGATTAAAAAAGGTGAAGTTGCTCTTGCAAGAGATATTATGTTAAACCTTGCAAGCGAGCTTGATATTTACATTACCGCTTTACCGATAGGGACATATCCAGTTGTAATAAAAGCAATTATTCCTTTAGTGGAAGAAGGTAAATTCAAAGAGGCAAAAGCACTGATCGTTGAAGCGCTTGAAACTTTAATAATTGAAAAAGTAGTGATTCCATTACCAATCTTAAGGGCTGAAAAAACTATAATAAAAGCAAGTGAAATGACAAAAGACGATGATAAAGCCAATAAAGAAGAACTTTCAAAACTTCTTGAATATGCAAAAGAACAGTTACTGCTTGCACAGGCTTTAGGATACGGTAAAATTGAAACAGATTACAAGGATCTGTTTGAAGAAATTGAAAAAATCGAAAACAAACTTAAAGGTGATGAGGGTACTAAAGGTATATTTGAAAACCTTAAAACTAAACTTAGCTCATTTATGAGCGGATTCAATAAAGCAAAAGCACCTACACAAATGCCACAAGCGGAAAAAGAAAAAGATAAAAAAGAAAATTAA
- a CDS encoding F0F1 ATP synthase subunit C, which produces MKKIVALMAIFAAFAFAADGDTMIKAYSVIAAVVGLGLAALGGAIGMGHASAATIAGTARNPGMGGKLMGTMFIALAMIEAQVIYALVLALIALYANPFLG; this is translated from the coding sequence ATGAAAAAAATCGTAGCTCTTATGGCAATTTTCGCAGCATTTGCTTTCGCAGCAGATGGTGACACAATGATTAAAGCGTACAGCGTAATCGCAGCTGTAGTAGGTCTTGGTCTTGCAGCACTTGGTGGTGCAATCGGTATGGGACACGCTTCTGCGGCAACTATCGCTGGTACAGCAAGAAACCCTGGTATGGGTGGTAAACTTATGGGTACAATGTTCATCGCATTAGCGATGATCGAAGCGCAAGTTATTTACGCACTTGTACTTGCACTTATCGCACTTTACGCTAACCCATTCTTAGGTTAA
- a CDS encoding KAP family P-loop domain protein, with protein MDKNQIIEVTFLDEKPLAKDELNLHNKIAKLIKDTIFLIKDNKNKVIGLFGSWGSGKSTIVEILKDNEKGFFKEDNIFIFDSWSHKGDFLKRAFLLELAKKLKVENENYEKNSNETKENSYKTKKSLTIKDVLSKKVVSRIIDSEPSVDLNNSIKFIFYILLFSLIIVALSKIVDYLVLPLILKFFSLEADSKLFIKGILILFLFFIGIFSIEKLDDFIKFYFFKKIDVTESHTTKEDLEFTTYDYANYFKYIFTKKHEKNNKENNGNNEEPFIIIFDNLDRVDDGTVLDTLSLIQLNNEVIKKENLNNIYFLIPIDKERLEKTIKSIINEDEENPKKFVKDFLEKVFPYKIEIPNITHCDWRKFFNDNLNKAFNNSLKEQDILFIRRFFEEIIKKTDNNLTPREIKNFINNLVQNYLFWKNKIDIKVQAVYIILKNFLEKKKFDKIIKEIENGKRLSESLKEDLKFQKLLELINDIENDPIGIESNILKQFYKVVEIYSIYIEKFNRLVKEKDIKEINKIIKIINEESKIDNLLKESITRLEDECKQDINLLLNLFFVLEKSDIKKYSIIYKDYIRKLVNLLKEDINNSEVLSKLNDSNLEILSSILKQNEEIKKLFINKSIEISTTITEEKENEA; from the coding sequence TTGGATAAAAATCAAATTATTGAAGTTACTTTCTTAGATGAAAAACCTTTAGCAAAAGATGAATTAAATTTACATAATAAAATTGCAAAACTTATTAAGGACACTATCTTTTTAATTAAAGATAATAAAAATAAAGTTATAGGATTATTTGGGAGTTGGGGGTCTGGAAAATCTACAATAGTTGAAATTCTAAAAGATAACGAAAAAGGTTTTTTCAAAGAAGATAATATTTTTATTTTTGATTCTTGGTCTCATAAAGGAGATTTTTTAAAAAGGGCATTTTTATTAGAATTAGCAAAAAAACTAAAAGTAGAAAATGAAAATTATGAGAAAAATTCCAATGAAACTAAAGAAAATTCTTATAAAACTAAAAAAAGTTTAACTATAAAAGATGTGTTATCTAAAAAAGTTGTAAGTCGTATTATAGATTCTGAACCTTCTGTAGACTTAAACAATTCTATAAAATTTATATTCTATATACTATTATTTTCATTGATTATAGTTGCTTTATCAAAAATAGTTGATTACTTAGTATTACCGTTAATTCTTAAATTTTTTTCTCTTGAGGCAGATTCAAAGCTTTTCATAAAAGGTATTTTAATTTTATTTTTGTTTTTTATAGGAATTTTTTCCATTGAAAAATTAGATGATTTTATAAAATTTTATTTTTTTAAGAAAATAGATGTAACTGAATCACATACGACAAAGGAAGATTTAGAATTTACTACTTATGATTATGCTAATTACTTTAAATATATTTTTACAAAAAAACATGAAAAGAATAATAAAGAAAATAATGGAAATAATGAAGAACCATTTATAATAATTTTTGATAATTTAGACAGAGTTGATGATGGTACTGTTTTAGACACATTATCACTTATTCAATTAAATAATGAAGTAATAAAAAAAGAAAATTTAAATAATATTTATTTTTTAATACCTATAGATAAAGAAAGACTTGAAAAAACAATAAAAAGCATTATAAATGAAGATGAAGAAAATCCAAAAAAATTTGTTAAAGATTTTTTAGAAAAAGTTTTTCCTTATAAAATAGAAATTCCAAATATAACTCACTGTGATTGGAGAAAATTTTTTAATGATAATCTAAATAAAGCTTTTAACAATAGTTTAAAAGAACAAGATATATTGTTTATTAGAAGATTTTTTGAGGAAATAATCAAAAAAACCGATAATAATTTAACTCCAAGAGAAATTAAAAATTTTATTAATAACTTAGTGCAAAATTATTTATTTTGGAAAAATAAAATAGATATAAAAGTGCAAGCGGTGTATATTATATTAAAAAACTTTTTAGAAAAGAAAAAGTTTGACAAAATTATTAAAGAAATTGAAAATGGAAAAAGACTTTCAGAATCGCTTAAAGAAGATTTGAAATTTCAAAAATTATTAGAATTAATTAATGATATTGAAAATGATCCTATTGGAATTGAAAGTAATATATTAAAACAATTTTATAAAGTAGTAGAGATATATAGTATCTATATTGAAAAATTTAATAGACTTGTAAAAGAAAAAGATATAAAAGAAATAAATAAAATAATTAAAATTATAAATGAAGAAAGTAAAATTGATAATCTATTAAAAGAATCTATAACAAGACTTGAAGATGAATGTAAACAAGATATAAATTTACTTTTAAATTTATTTTTTGTATTAGAAAAATCAGATATAAAAAAATATTCTATTATTTATAAAGATTATATTAGAAAACTGGTTAACTTATTAAAAGAAGATATTAATAATAGTGAAGTGCTTTCTAAATTAAATGATTCTAATCTAGAAATTTTGAGTTCTATTTTAAAACAAAATGAAGAAATAAAAAAACTTTTTATAAATAAAAGTATTGAAATATCTACAACAATTACAGAGGAAAAAGAAAATGAAGCATAA
- a CDS encoding LysE family translocator has protein sequence MEYIILASMGFFAALTPGPDIFYIIRQGLCKGKTSAFLAVAGILTGNIVYLTLVGIGLGSIGHNPYFQMIVGIAGGIYLLRIAKAVFNEKVHIEKSCDNLRKFDIYKEALFLNLSNPKAMIFFAVVITPFMSKNVMLSLISLYIGITFAFIIAAYFSSKLNIEEKIMNAVNKISSALFLFFALSLFYTAYKAFLSL, from the coding sequence ATGGAATATATTATTTTGGCGAGTATGGGGTTTTTTGCCGCATTGACGCCGGGTCCTGATATATTTTATATTATAAGGCAGGGGCTTTGCAAAGGTAAAACTTCCGCGTTTTTGGCTGTTGCTGGAATTCTTACGGGAAATATCGTATATTTGACTCTTGTGGGAATAGGACTCGGGAGTATAGGGCATAATCCATATTTTCAGATGATTGTCGGTATTGCCGGTGGTATTTATCTTTTGAGGATCGCAAAAGCAGTGTTTAACGAAAAAGTACATATTGAAAAAAGCTGTGATAACCTGCGTAAATTTGATATTTATAAAGAGGCTCTTTTTTTAAATCTTTCAAATCCTAAGGCTATGATTTTCTTTGCTGTTGTTATTACACCGTTTATGAGTAAAAATGTTATGTTGAGCTTAATAAGTCTTTATATAGGAATAACATTTGCATTTATAATTGCTGCTTATTTTAGTTCTAAACTTAATATTGAAGAAAAAATTATGAATGCTGTAAATAAAATATCTTCAGCACTCTTTTTGTTTTTTGCTCTTAGTCTTTTTTATACTGCTTACAAAGCTTTTCTTTCTTTATAA
- a CDS encoding pyridoxal phosphate-dependent aminotransferase, translating to MKPFIVMDVLKKARELEDVIHLEIGEPDLLPSPKVKQALENALKNNNFFYTEAKGLESLRKKIAAHYKSMYDVNVNPKNIIITTGTSTAFLIAFYFSKTIATPTPGYPCYENFAELENKKFIKIPTSFPEYKININELNKYNFDTLMISSPNNPTGTIYSNEDLKYICSYCEENGKLLISDELYHGLVYSDDYTTALKYNKNAIVINGFSKYFCMPGLRIGWMIVPDALVRDAEIIAQNILISAPTLSQYAALEAFDYEYLSSVKEEFQKRRDFLYEELKDLFPIAKPDGAFYLWCDISKYSDNSLEFCNTLLEVAKVAATPGVDFGDFNTYIRIAYTKNINELETAAKRMRNFLKNIK from the coding sequence ATGAAACCGTTTATCGTAATGGACGTCTTAAAAAAAGCAAGAGAACTCGAAGACGTAATACATCTTGAAATAGGCGAACCCGACCTGCTGCCCTCTCCAAAAGTCAAACAAGCCCTTGAAAATGCTCTTAAAAACAACAACTTCTTCTACACCGAAGCCAAAGGACTTGAAAGTTTAAGAAAAAAAATTGCAGCCCATTATAAAAGCATGTACGATGTTAACGTAAATCCCAAAAACATAATTATCACCACAGGTACTTCGACTGCGTTTTTAATTGCCTTTTATTTCAGTAAAACTATCGCAACCCCTACCCCGGGATATCCATGCTATGAAAACTTTGCGGAACTTGAAAACAAAAAATTTATAAAAATCCCGACTTCTTTTCCCGAATACAAAATAAACATAAACGAACTCAATAAATACAATTTCGATACTCTTATGATTTCATCACCCAACAACCCAACAGGAACCATATACTCTAACGAAGATTTGAAATACATCTGCAGTTACTGTGAAGAAAACGGTAAACTTCTCATAAGCGACGAGCTTTATCACGGTCTCGTATATTCGGATGATTACACAACCGCACTGAAATACAACAAAAACGCCATCGTTATTAACGGGTTTAGCAAATATTTCTGCATGCCGGGTCTGAGAATTGGATGGATGATCGTACCGGACGCTCTTGTAAGGGATGCGGAGATAATCGCACAAAATATCCTAATATCCGCCCCTACGCTTTCCCAATACGCCGCACTTGAAGCGTTTGATTATGAGTATTTAAGCAGTGTAAAAGAGGAGTTTCAAAAACGAAGAGACTTTTTGTATGAAGAGTTAAAAGATCTGTTCCCTATAGCCAAACCTGACGGAGCTTTTTATTTATGGTGCGATATCAGTAAATATTCAGACAATTCACTTGAATTTTGCAACACTCTGCTTGAAGTTGCTAAAGTCGCCGCTACTCCGGGAGTTGATTTCGGTGATTTTAATACATATATCAGAATTGCTTACACCAAAAATATTAATGAACTTGAAACTGCGGCAAAAAGAATGAGAAATTTTTTAAAAAATATTAAATAA
- a CDS encoding metallophosphoesterase, producing the protein MTYVIYGDIHGCLEEWEDLRSLIPKNSFEICVGDILDKGPYAVEALRYAQKNRIFSIMGNHEYKHLRKHWGRNVILDDDQQRIYPQLKKEDFEYIESMPFFLKMNHLTVIHAGISNKLYLNNPKLNLMTLLLFMRDVDEEGKFLPLNHNNPNASFWADVYNGHEGFIVYGHSPFQEPYIKRNSIGIDTGCVYGNKLSAVVIPNTLKPWENEIIQVNARQKYAEPHVPLR; encoded by the coding sequence ATGACATACGTAATTTACGGAGATATTCATGGATGTCTTGAGGAATGGGAAGATCTCAGATCTCTCATTCCCAAAAATTCCTTTGAAATTTGCGTAGGTGATATCTTAGACAAAGGTCCGTATGCTGTAGAAGCCCTGCGATATGCTCAAAAAAACCGTATATTTTCTATCATGGGAAACCATGAATATAAACACTTAAGAAAACATTGGGGCAGAAATGTTATACTTGACGATGATCAGCAAAGAATATACCCACAATTAAAAAAAGAAGACTTTGAATACATAGAATCAATGCCGTTTTTTTTGAAAATGAATCATCTAACGGTTATTCATGCGGGAATAAGTAATAAATTATATCTTAACAATCCTAAATTAAACTTAATGACTCTGCTTTTATTTATGCGGGATGTTGATGAAGAAGGAAAATTTTTGCCTTTAAATCATAATAATCCTAATGCCTCTTTTTGGGCCGATGTATACAACGGTCATGAAGGATTTATTGTTTACGGTCATTCTCCTTTTCAAGAACCATATATTAAAAGAAATTCGATAGGAATAGATACAGGATGCGTATATGGAAACAAACTATCTGCAGTTGTTATTCCAAATACACTCAAACCTTGGGAAAATGAAATAATACAGGTAAACGCTCGGCAAAAATATGCCGAGCCGCATGTACCTTTGCGTTAA